Proteins from one Flammeovirgaceae bacterium genomic window:
- a CDS encoding TerC family protein: MELFLRADTWMALLTLCFLEIILGIDNIIFISIVSNKLPEEGQRRKARNIGLLLAMGVRILFLLGITWIIGFTEPLFTIPANFAVGHDMSFSGRDLILGFGGLFLIAKSTMEINHEMEGDEDEGEGFKKVAATISGTIVQIIMLDIIFSFDSILTAVGVVDHVSIMIIAVIVSIIVMMAFSGRISRFIKEHPSMEVLALGFLILIGFMLFLESLHYVIPKGYIYFAVAFSMIIELTNIRVRKKRRKKTTPVKLHKHYNEEEMKKAIHE; the protein is encoded by the coding sequence ATGGAGTTGTTCTTGCGGGCCGACACCTGGATGGCCCTCCTCACCTTGTGTTTTCTGGAAATAATCCTTGGGATCGACAACATTATATTTATTTCCATAGTATCCAACAAGCTTCCGGAAGAAGGCCAAAGGCGGAAGGCCCGCAATATCGGGTTGCTGTTGGCCATGGGCGTGCGCATCCTTTTCCTGTTGGGGATTACATGGATAATCGGCTTTACGGAGCCACTTTTTACCATCCCTGCCAACTTTGCCGTGGGCCACGATATGTCCTTTAGCGGCCGCGACCTTATTTTGGGTTTTGGCGGGCTTTTCCTGATTGCCAAAAGCACCATGGAAATCAACCACGAGATGGAAGGCGATGAAGACGAAGGCGAAGGTTTTAAGAAAGTGGCCGCCACCATTTCCGGCACCATTGTGCAGATCATAATGTTGGACATCATTTTCTCCTTTGACTCCATACTTACCGCTGTGGGCGTGGTGGACCATGTCAGCATCATGATCATCGCAGTGATCGTGTCCATTATCGTCATGATGGCTTTCTCCGGGCGGATCAGCAGGTTCATCAAAGAGCACCCTTCCATGGAGGTGTTGGCACTCGGGTTCCTCATCCTTATCGGGTTTATGCTCTTCCTGGAATCGTTGCACTATGTGATACCCAAAGGCTACATCTACTTTGCCGTGGCCTTCTCCATGATCATTGAGCTTACCAATATCAGGGTTAGGAAAAAGCGGAGAAAGAAGACCACACCGGTTAAATTGCACAAACATTATAACGAAGAAGAAATGAAAAAAGCCATCCATGAGTAA
- a CDS encoding putative metal-dependent hydrolase, which yields MSNPDHRYPIGPFKGKDTYEAEELDAFIQRIASLPDRLAKEVDDMTIQQLDTPYREGGWTVRQVIHHLADSHINAYVRMKWTLTEDTPLIKAYDEKAWAETEETKQDPLTSLVLLKALHARWAQLMKSFTAKDLKREFTHPETRKNQSLGKLIALYAWHGDHHLAHITSLKKKKGWA from the coding sequence ATGAGTAACCCGGACCACCGTTACCCCATCGGGCCTTTCAAGGGAAAAGACACCTATGAAGCCGAGGAACTGGATGCGTTTATCCAGCGCATTGCCAGCTTGCCAGACCGGCTGGCCAAAGAAGTGGACGACATGACCATCCAACAATTGGACACCCCTTACCGCGAGGGCGGATGGACCGTGAGGCAGGTCATCCACCACCTGGCCGATAGCCATATCAATGCGTATGTAAGGATGAAGTGGACGCTCACCGAGGATACCCCGCTTATTAAAGCCTATGACGAAAAAGCCTGGGCGGAAACCGAAGAAACAAAGCAAGACCCACTGACCTCCCTTGTGCTGTTAAAAGCCTTGCATGCCCGGTGGGCACAGCTTATGAAAAGCTTTACTGCAAAGGACTTAAAAAGGGAGTTTACCCATCCCGAAACCAGGAAAAACCAATCCCTGGGGAAATTGATTGCCCTGTACGCCTGGCATGGCGACCACCACCTCGCCCATATCACTTCCTTAAAGAAGAAGAAGGGATGGGCCTAA
- a CDS encoding alpha/beta fold hydrolase: protein MLPVPRYARPRLLFTNHLETIYPAVARKVGGANYQRERITTPDQDFLDLDWLKQNSRQLVIISHGLEGNTQRAYVRGMARAFHEMGHDVLAWNYRGCSGEMNRQLRFYHSGATDDLDVVVRHALGTGRYLSLSFIGFSLGGNLTLKYLGEKGGQLDKRVHRAVAISVPLDLHASCMAISRYFLYSQRFLKSLKKKVLAKAKTRPELETGGIHRIKNLIQFDDAYTAPLHHFASAVDYYEKCSSIHFIGDIKIPTLIVNAQNDPFLSTTTHGHPALSGNPMVKFENPRHGGHVGFALFNQNGLYWSELKALDFINGENV, encoded by the coding sequence ATGTTGCCCGTGCCCCGATATGCCCGCCCCCGCCTTCTTTTTACCAACCACTTGGAAACCATCTACCCTGCCGTGGCCAGGAAAGTGGGCGGGGCAAACTACCAACGCGAAAGGATCACCACCCCGGACCAGGATTTTTTGGACCTGGACTGGCTCAAACAAAACTCCCGGCAACTGGTCATTATTTCACATGGGCTTGAAGGGAACACACAACGCGCTTATGTCAGGGGGATGGCCAGGGCGTTCCATGAAATGGGCCATGACGTGCTCGCCTGGAACTATCGAGGGTGCAGTGGGGAAATGAACCGGCAATTGCGGTTTTACCACAGTGGCGCCACCGATGACCTGGATGTAGTCGTGAGGCATGCCCTGGGCACAGGCCGTTACCTTTCCCTCTCGTTTATTGGCTTCAGCCTGGGCGGAAACCTTACCTTAAAGTACCTGGGTGAAAAAGGGGGGCAACTGGACAAGCGTGTCCACAGGGCCGTGGCCATCTCCGTGCCCCTTGACCTCCACGCGAGTTGCATGGCCATTTCCAGGTATTTTTTGTATTCACAACGATTCCTTAAAAGCCTCAAAAAAAAGGTGCTGGCCAAAGCCAAAACAAGGCCGGAACTGGAAACGGGCGGTATCCATAGGATTAAAAACCTGATCCAATTCGATGATGCCTACACTGCGCCCCTCCATCATTTTGCCAGTGCCGTTGACTACTATGAAAAATGCAGCTCCATACATTTTATTGGGGACATAAAAATCCCCACCCTTATTGTCAATGCCCAAAATGATCCTTTCCTTTCCACCACCACGCACGGCCACCCTGCGCTGTCCGGCAACCCCATGGTAAAATTTGAAAACCCCCGGCACGGGGGGCATGTGGGCTTTGCCCTTTTCAATCAAAATGGGTTATATTGGTCGGAATTAAAGGCATTGGATTTTATTAACGGAGAAAATGTTTGA
- a CDS encoding SOS response-associated peptidase produces MFDRYSIAATPQELANHYSVDVPGHYKKVYNAGPTHLLPVITHHHPEGLSFFYWGAIPQWTKNKNISEKLINVRLEALPNKPVLKKKMMRFRCLVPADGFYCWKKISKKSAVPYRFFPKDKELLAMAGLWEEFEDEQEETHHTFSIITAPSNRQVQNVNERMPFLLNKEMQKTWLDQNATESGLLDLFQVKPSIELESYTVSPRIGRLNLNEPTILLPTAPADQFGNLTLFD; encoded by the coding sequence ATGTTTGATCGCTATTCTATTGCCGCCACCCCGCAGGAACTGGCCAACCACTATTCGGTGGATGTGCCCGGCCATTACAAGAAGGTATATAACGCAGGCCCTACCCACCTGCTCCCTGTGATAACCCACCACCATCCAGAAGGGCTCTCCTTTTTTTATTGGGGGGCCATACCACAATGGACAAAAAACAAAAACATTAGCGAAAAGCTTATTAACGTGAGGCTTGAGGCCCTTCCCAACAAGCCGGTGCTAAAGAAAAAAATGATGCGTTTTCGATGCCTTGTGCCTGCGGATGGGTTCTATTGCTGGAAAAAGATCAGTAAAAAATCGGCCGTCCCCTACCGGTTTTTTCCAAAGGACAAGGAGCTGTTGGCCATGGCAGGATTGTGGGAAGAGTTTGAGGACGAGCAGGAAGAGACGCACCATACCTTCAGCATTATTACCGCGCCATCCAACCGGCAGGTTCAAAATGTGAACGAAAGGATGCCTTTCTTGCTTAACAAGGAAATGCAAAAAACCTGGCTGGACCAAAACGCCACGGAAAGCGGGCTATTGGATTTGTTTCAGGTCAAGCCTTCCATTGAATTGGAGTCCTATACCGTGTCCCCCAGGATAGGGCGGCTAAATTTAAATGAACCCACGATATTGCTTCCCACTGCCCCTGCCGACCAATTTGGCAACCTGACCTTGTTCGACTGA
- a CDS encoding MmcQ/YjbR family DNA-binding protein, with the protein MDIESYRNICVGMKGVTEGFPFDKNTLVHKVMGKMFALTDLDLFTSINLKCEPEKGVGLRERYPAVQPGYHMNKKHWITVQMDNSIPDAVLKSWIEESYRLVAKSLTKSQKTNLESL; encoded by the coding sequence GTGGACATAGAGTCCTATAGGAATATCTGTGTGGGCATGAAGGGGGTAACGGAAGGGTTCCCCTTTGACAAAAATACGCTGGTGCATAAAGTTATGGGCAAGATGTTCGCCTTGACGGACCTTGACCTGTTCACCAGCATCAACCTGAAATGCGAGCCCGAAAAGGGCGTGGGGCTACGGGAACGGTACCCGGCCGTGCAACCGGGCTACCATATGAACAAAAAGCACTGGATTACCGTGCAAATGGACAATTCCATCCCGGATGCCGTGCTAAAATCGTGGATTGAGGAGTCGTACCGCCTGGTGGCAAAATCGCTTACCAAAAGCCAAAAAACAAACTTAGAGTCTTTATAG
- the ispG gene encoding (E)-4-hydroxy-3-methylbut-2-enyl-diphosphate synthase — protein MRPGISPFQKYCNSLVSYSRRKTRVVDIGGIPLGGDYPIRIQSMTTIDTMDTKGSVEQAIRMVDAGCEYIRITAPSMKEAQNLLEIKKGLKARGYSVPLIADIHFTPNAAELAARIVDKVRVNPGNYADKKKFQTIEYTDADYQAELDRIHKKFSPLVAICKEYGTAMRIGTNHGSLSDRIMSRYGDTPLGMVESALEFVRICEGLGYYDMVLSMKASNPQVMVQAYRLLVNKLDEEGLQPYPLHLGVTEAGDGEDGRIKSSVGIGTLLEDGLGDTIRVSLTEEPEAEVPVAQMLADRYVGRIGEPIPEYDHFPISPFEYNKRKTHEVTNMGGGNVPRVFADLSGKEKISPATLFAFGYQYSVPLDKWTITDMACDYVYIGNNAIHFEIPGTLGIVCNYPQWAASGNRERVYPLMDVATYLSESPRSGLLNFVGLSVKEFSTELILKLKGDHTVVLVLATVNKHGMADQRRAMASLMNNDCTVPVVLSRSYSGLSFDQLQLYSATDLGGLLIDGLGDGVFIRAQNCGPDKRINETAFTILQATRTRISKTEYISCPSCGRTLFDLQETTAKIRSRTFHLKGVKIGIMGCIVNGPGEMADADYGYVGSGPGRITLYRGKEVVKRNVPSGEAVDELIALIKEDGNWVEMEVVEQN, from the coding sequence GTGAGGCCTGGAATTTCCCCCTTTCAAAAGTATTGCAACAGCCTGGTGTCGTATAGCAGGAGAAAGACACGGGTAGTGGACATCGGGGGTATTCCCCTTGGGGGTGACTATCCCATACGCATACAATCCATGACCACCATCGACACCATGGACACAAAAGGCTCCGTGGAGCAGGCCATCCGGATGGTGGATGCCGGCTGCGAATACATCAGGATTACCGCCCCCAGTATGAAGGAGGCACAAAACCTGCTGGAGATAAAAAAAGGGCTGAAGGCACGCGGCTATAGCGTTCCCCTTATCGCGGACATACATTTTACACCCAACGCGGCCGAACTGGCCGCCAGGATAGTGGATAAAGTGAGGGTAAACCCCGGAAACTACGCGGACAAGAAGAAGTTTCAAACCATCGAATATACCGATGCGGATTACCAGGCCGAGTTGGACCGCATCCACAAGAAGTTTTCCCCACTGGTCGCCATTTGCAAAGAATATGGCACTGCCATGCGCATTGGCACCAACCATGGATCGTTATCGGACCGCATCATGAGCCGGTATGGCGACACCCCCCTTGGAATGGTGGAGTCCGCCCTGGAATTTGTAAGGATTTGCGAAGGCCTTGGCTACTATGATATGGTGCTCTCCATGAAGGCGAGCAACCCGCAGGTAATGGTGCAGGCATACCGGTTGCTGGTAAACAAACTGGACGAGGAAGGGCTGCAACCCTATCCATTGCACCTGGGCGTGACCGAAGCCGGGGATGGCGAGGACGGAAGGATAAAGTCTTCCGTGGGCATTGGCACCTTGCTGGAAGATGGACTGGGCGACACGATCAGGGTGTCCCTCACAGAAGAGCCCGAGGCAGAGGTGCCGGTGGCCCAAATGCTGGCCGATCGTTATGTTGGGCGCATAGGGGAGCCCATTCCCGAATACGACCATTTCCCAATTTCCCCGTTTGAGTATAACAAAAGGAAAACCCACGAGGTCACGAATATGGGCGGGGGCAACGTGCCAAGGGTGTTTGCAGACTTGTCCGGTAAAGAAAAAATTTCCCCGGCCACGTTGTTTGCATTTGGCTACCAATACTCCGTGCCGTTGGACAAATGGACGATCACCGACATGGCGTGCGATTATGTGTATATAGGAAACAATGCCATTCATTTTGAAATACCGGGAACACTGGGCATCGTGTGCAATTATCCCCAATGGGCCGCTTCGGGAAACAGGGAGCGGGTTTATCCTCTTATGGATGTTGCCACCTACCTGTCGGAAAGCCCCAGGTCGGGTCTGTTGAATTTTGTGGGGCTAAGTGTAAAAGAATTCAGCACGGAATTAATACTGAAGCTCAAGGGGGACCACACAGTGGTATTGGTCTTGGCCACCGTCAACAAGCATGGTATGGCCGACCAAAGGCGTGCAATGGCCAGCTTAATGAACAATGATTGCACCGTGCCCGTTGTCCTCTCAAGGTCTTACTCCGGTTTGTCGTTTGACCAACTGCAGCTATATAGCGCCACGGATTTGGGAGGGCTGTTGATTGATGGGCTGGGCGATGGCGTGTTTATCCGGGCGCAAAATTGTGGGCCGGACAAGCGGATAAACGAAACGGCCTTTACCATCCTGCAGGCGACCCGTACCCGCATTTCCAAAACCGAATACATTTCATGCCCATCCTGCGGCAGGACTTTGTTCGACCTTCAGGAGACAACGGCCAAAATACGCTCGAGGACATTCCACCTCAAAGGGGTGAAAATAGGTATCATGGGATGCATTGTTAACGGCCCGGGTGAAATGGCGGATGCGGACTACGGATATGTAGGCTCTGGTCCTGGGAGGATAACCCTCTACCGAGGGAAAGAGGTGGTGAAAAGGAACGTGCCATCCGGGGAGGCGGTGGACGAACTGATTGCCCTTATTAAAGAGGATGGAAATTGGGTGGAAATGGAGGTGGTGGAACAAAACTGA
- a CDS encoding SDR family oxidoreductase translates to MGKLVVVSGGTKGIGRAIIMKFAAQGFDVFTCARNEKDLAQLKKEVEGGYDVALYYSVADLSQRPSQASFAGDILALDRPVEVLVNNAGYFEPGLVTEEREGALEKMMDTNLFSAYHLTRALLKNIRLAKPGHIFTLCSVASLFAYPNGGAYSISKFALLGFTKSLREELKPQGIRVTAIIAGATYTPSWEASGLPPERFMTPQDVAEAVYGAYGLSPQSVVEELVVRPQLGDI, encoded by the coding sequence ATGGGAAAATTAGTCGTGGTTTCGGGGGGCACCAAAGGAATTGGCAGGGCGATCATTATGAAATTTGCAGCCCAGGGGTTTGATGTTTTCACGTGTGCAAGGAACGAAAAGGATTTGGCCCAATTGAAAAAAGAAGTGGAAGGCGGTTATGATGTGGCCTTGTACTATTCCGTGGCCGATTTGAGCCAACGGCCTTCCCAGGCCTCTTTTGCAGGGGATATTCTGGCCCTCGACAGGCCGGTGGAAGTGTTGGTGAACAATGCCGGGTATTTTGAGCCAGGCCTCGTTACCGAAGAAAGGGAAGGGGCTTTGGAAAAAATGATGGATACCAACCTATTCAGTGCCTACCACCTCACGCGGGCACTGTTGAAAAATATACGGTTGGCCAAGCCGGGCCATATCTTCACCTTGTGTTCGGTGGCAAGCCTGTTCGCGTACCCCAACGGGGGGGCCTATTCCATTTCAAAATTTGCGCTACTTGGCTTTACCAAATCCTTGAGGGAAGAACTAAAACCACAGGGGATAAGGGTGACGGCCATTATTGCCGGGGCCACCTACACGCCCAGTTGGGAGGCTTCAGGCCTGCCCCCAGAGCGCTTTATGACGCCCCAGGACGTGGCAGAAGCCGTATATGGGGCCTATGGCCTTTCCCCGCAAAGCGTGGTGGAAGAGCTGGTTGTCCGGCCTCAATTGGGCGATATATAA
- a CDS encoding ABC transporter permease: MKGFGKYLIFLGSLVVRRESFKTYYKLIIDEAVLIGVNSIFLVALVASFMGAVTTVQTAYNMVSPLIPKFIISQVVREMTILELAPTIIAIIFAGKVGSSMAGGLGTMRITEQIDALEVMGINSASYLVLPKVIASLLMYPLLVILAGVCALVGGYLVGSITGIITPTDYIYGIRFVFNEYMVTFALIKSFVFAFMISTISCFKGYFTKGGALEVGISSTEAVTTSVIAVLIGDYLLAQLLL; this comes from the coding sequence ATGAAGGGATTTGGAAAGTACTTGATATTTCTCGGCTCGTTGGTCGTGCGAAGGGAATCCTTTAAAACCTATTACAAGCTTATTATAGACGAGGCTGTCCTGATAGGGGTAAATTCCATATTCCTTGTAGCCCTGGTAGCCTCCTTTATGGGTGCCGTTACCACGGTGCAGACAGCCTATAATATGGTGAGCCCTCTTATCCCCAAGTTTATCATCTCCCAGGTGGTGCGGGAAATGACCATCCTGGAATTGGCCCCCACCATCATTGCCATCATTTTTGCAGGCAAGGTGGGCAGCAGCATGGCAGGAGGGCTGGGCACCATGCGCATCACCGAACAAATCGATGCCCTGGAGGTAATGGGCATCAATTCGGCCTCCTACCTGGTGTTGCCAAAAGTCATCGCCTCCCTGCTCATGTACCCCTTGCTGGTCATCCTTGCCGGGGTTTGCGCGCTGGTGGGGGGCTACCTTGTCGGGTCCATAACGGGCATCATCACCCCTACCGATTACATCTACGGCATCCGGTTCGTCTTTAATGAATACATGGTCACCTTTGCCCTTATTAAGTCGTTTGTCTTTGCGTTTATGATCTCCACCATCTCGTGTTTCAAGGGGTATTTTACAAAGGGAGGGGCACTGGAGGTAGGCATTTCCAGCACGGAGGCCGTGACCACCAGCGTTATTGCGGTACTCATCGGGGATTACTTATTGGCACAACTGCTTCTATGA
- a CDS encoding ATP-binding cassette domain-containing protein, whose product MIEVQNISKSFGDKKVIHNISGAFEKGKTNLIIGASGTGKSVLLKCIVGLIHPDTGTVFYDGRNFTDADKEMKAEVRREIGMLFQGGALFDSKSVEENVMFPLNILTRMSPEEKEERVNFCLKRVGLENVNTKMPSEISGGMKKRVGIARAIVNNPNYLFCDEPNSGLDPQTSILIDELIKEITDEFDITTVVVTHDMNSVMGIGEKILFLFEGRKLWEGTKEEIIYSGVEELDHFVFTNKVMQSLKKK is encoded by the coding sequence ATGATCGAGGTCCAAAACATATCCAAGTCGTTTGGTGACAAAAAAGTCATTCACAACATAAGTGGGGCTTTTGAAAAAGGAAAAACCAACCTTATTATCGGTGCCAGCGGCACCGGAAAAAGCGTTTTGTTGAAATGCATAGTAGGGTTGATCCATCCTGACACCGGAACGGTCTTTTACGATGGGCGGAATTTTACCGATGCGGACAAGGAAATGAAGGCGGAGGTCCGCAGGGAGATTGGCATGCTCTTTCAGGGCGGGGCCCTTTTTGATTCCAAGTCAGTGGAAGAAAACGTTATGTTCCCCCTTAATATCCTTACCCGTATGTCCCCTGAAGAAAAGGAGGAACGGGTGAATTTTTGCCTCAAACGCGTGGGCCTTGAAAACGTGAACACAAAAATGCCCTCTGAAATCTCAGGGGGGATGAAGAAAAGGGTTGGCATCGCCAGGGCCATCGTCAACAATCCCAATTATTTATTTTGTGACGAGCCCAACTCGGGGCTGGACCCACAGACTTCCATCCTGATCGATGAGCTTATAAAAGAAATTACGGACGAGTTTGATATTACCACTGTGGTGGTAACCCACGACATGAATTCCGTGATGGGCATAGGGGAAAAGATCCTCTTCCTCTTCGAGGGGAGAAAGCTGTGGGAAGGGACCAAGGAAGAAATCATTTATTCAGGGGTGGAAGAGCTTGACCATTTTGTCTTTACCAACAAGGTAATGCAAAGCCTGAAAAAGAAATAG
- a CDS encoding DUF983 domain-containing protein — protein sequence MRAKSWVGALCSGKCPRCRTGSMFETSIFRLSAFWKMNNNCPHCGATFEPEPGFYFGAMFVSYAFSVALFVAISVALYVLGDPADWVYLTAIVIGAVLCAPFSFRYSRILYLHAFGGIRYDPSSR from the coding sequence ATGCGCGCAAAGAGTTGGGTAGGCGCCCTATGCTCAGGTAAATGCCCCCGATGCCGGACAGGGAGCATGTTTGAGACCTCCATATTCCGTTTATCCGCCTTTTGGAAAATGAATAACAATTGCCCCCATTGTGGGGCTACCTTTGAACCGGAACCCGGGTTTTATTTTGGGGCCATGTTTGTAAGTTATGCTTTCAGCGTGGCATTGTTTGTGGCCATAAGTGTGGCATTGTATGTGCTGGGCGACCCGGCCGATTGGGTGTATTTGACCGCTATCGTGATAGGCGCGGTTTTGTGTGCCCCTTTTTCCTTTCGGTATTCACGTATTTTATACCTGCATGCCTTCGGGGGCATTCGGTATGACCCCTCCAGCAGGTAG
- a CDS encoding DUF420 domain-containing protein: MGNTGEPHRKLIIGLSIAVPVLITLLFSVKIEGYDFSFLPPIYASINGATAVLLLLGFWAVKNKKVTLHRGIMKACLALSAVFLAMYVIYHMTSESTPYGGQGALRHIYFFVLITHILLSIAVVPLVLVTLSRALSGNFEKHKALAKFAFPIWLYVAITGVIVYLMISPYYR, translated from the coding sequence ATGGGAAATACCGGTGAGCCTCATAGGAAATTGATTATTGGCCTTTCCATAGCGGTCCCGGTGTTGATCACTTTGTTGTTTAGTGTGAAAATTGAAGGCTACGATTTTTCGTTCCTTCCCCCCATCTATGCCTCTATCAACGGGGCAACGGCCGTCCTCCTGCTTTTGGGCTTTTGGGCCGTCAAAAACAAAAAAGTAACGCTTCACAGGGGGATCATGAAGGCATGCCTCGCCCTGTCTGCTGTTTTCCTGGCCATGTACGTAATTTACCACATGACCTCCGAATCCACACCGTACGGGGGGCAAGGGGCACTGCGGCATATATACTTTTTTGTATTGATAACGCACATTTTGTTGTCAATTGCCGTTGTTCCCCTGGTGCTGGTTACCTTAAGCCGGGCCCTGTCAGGCAATTTTGAAAAGCATAAGGCATTGGCTAAATTTGCGTTTCCAATCTGGCTTTACGTGGCCATTACCGGAGTGATCGTTTACCTAATGATAAGTCCTTATTATCGATAG
- a CDS encoding cytochrome C oxidase subunit IV family protein: MAHIQEPQVTVLPPNKEKIKKLWRVAGILGIITAFEFLIAFTMAHGPLKTSIFVGMTIIKAAYIVGEFMHLRYESKVLLWAILIPLIFVVWMLVAFIYEGMKLSIINF; encoded by the coding sequence ATGGCCCATATTCAAGAACCCCAGGTAACCGTACTTCCCCCCAACAAAGAGAAGATAAAAAAGCTTTGGAGGGTCGCAGGGATACTCGGAATAATTACGGCATTTGAATTCCTTATTGCCTTTACCATGGCACATGGCCCTTTGAAAACCTCCATCTTCGTGGGGATGACCATCATTAAGGCCGCCTATATCGTGGGGGAATTCATGCACCTCAGGTATGAATCCAAAGTATTGCTGTGGGCCATACTCATCCCCTTGATTTTTGTGGTTTGGATGCTGGTGGCTTTTATATACGAAGGGATGAAGCTTTCGATAATTAATTTTTAA
- a CDS encoding cytochrome c oxidase subunit 3: MAHTSATTVPSGRSAWNGGTSPLGASYGKLMMWFFLLSDAFTFSSLLVTYGLIRSAHPAYSGTVDAFTFSTEYWPIPEKVFEAVPFLHGIELPLVFVGIMTFVLIMSSVTMVLAVEAGHRMDKKAVEKWMLWTLLGGITFLSCQAWEWTHFIVGTDTPTLVKDFVNGVAVTKPVTGANLSINQYGPQAFADFFFFITGFHGFHVFSGVLLNFLIFYNTFTGVYERRGSYEMVEKVGLYWHFVDLVWVFVFTFFYLV, encoded by the coding sequence ATGGCACACACTTCAGCCACTACGGTACCATCAGGGAGAAGCGCTTGGAACGGAGGGACTTCGCCATTGGGCGCCAGCTATGGTAAACTAATGATGTGGTTTTTCCTGCTTTCTGACGCGTTTACCTTCTCTTCATTGCTGGTCACCTACGGGTTGATCCGCTCAGCTCACCCGGCCTATAGCGGTACGGTGGATGCATTTACCTTCTCCACGGAATACTGGCCAATCCCCGAAAAGGTGTTTGAGGCGGTTCCTTTCCTGCACGGTATAGAATTGCCGCTTGTTTTTGTGGGCATCATGACATTTGTGTTGATCATGAGTAGTGTGACCATGGTGCTGGCCGTGGAGGCTGGCCATCGGATGGACAAAAAGGCTGTTGAGAAGTGGATGCTGTGGACCTTGCTGGGAGGCATTACGTTTTTGTCGTGCCAGGCCTGGGAATGGACACACTTTATTGTGGGCACGGACACGCCAACCCTGGTGAAGGATTTTGTGAACGGTGTGGCCGTTACCAAACCGGTAACAGGGGCCAACCTTAGCATTAACCAATATGGCCCCCAGGCTTTTGCCGATTTCTTCTTCTTTATTACAGGATTCCATGGCTTCCACGTTTTTAGTGGGGTACTGCTTAATTTTTTGATTTTCTATAATACGTTCACGGGTGTGTACGAGCGAAGGGGAAGCTATGAAATGGTGGAAAAGGTCGGGCTCTACTGGCACTTTGTGGATTTGGTTTGGGTGTTTGTATTCACCTTCTTTTATCTTGTGTAA
- a CDS encoding cytochrome c oxidase subunit 3, with translation MTSEFKIVEEPKKPMAMHPKKFGMWLFVASVGMLFASLTSAYIVRQAEGNWLYFSLPPSLYWSTGVIIFSSVTMQMAYWAAKKDLLEKVKWLVAVTLALGLLFLGAQLEAWKGLVAQGVYFVGNPSGSFLYVITGLHGLHIISALVYLAIVLVSAYRLKIHSRSLSQMEMCTTYWHFLGGLWLYLFIFLLLNR, from the coding sequence ATGACAAGTGAATTTAAAATTGTAGAGGAGCCCAAAAAACCGATGGCCATGCACCCAAAGAAATTTGGGATGTGGCTTTTTGTGGCCAGTGTGGGGATGCTCTTTGCTTCGCTCACCTCAGCCTACATAGTGAGGCAGGCGGAAGGAAATTGGTTGTATTTTAGTTTGCCCCCCTCCTTGTATTGGAGCACCGGGGTAATAATTTTTAGCAGCGTCACCATGCAAATGGCCTATTGGGCGGCAAAGAAAGACCTGCTGGAAAAGGTTAAATGGCTGGTGGCCGTGACCCTGGCGCTGGGCTTGTTGTTTTTAGGGGCGCAGTTGGAGGCATGGAAAGGTTTGGTGGCACAAGGCGTTTACTTTGTAGGAAATCCCTCAGGGTCATTTTTGTACGTGATCACAGGCCTGCATGGGCTTCACATCATTAGCGCACTGGTATATTTGGCCATAGTGCTGGTGTCTGCCTATCGGCTTAAAATCCACTCCCGGAGCCTCTCACAGATGGAAATGTGCACAACATATTGGCATTTTTTGGGTGGACTTTGGCTATATTTGTTCATCTTTCTATTATTGAATCGATAA